In the Populus trichocarpa isolate Nisqually-1 chromosome 1, P.trichocarpa_v4.1, whole genome shotgun sequence genome, ttgtgaaccaagGAATGCCTTTAATCTGATGCaccaactatcatagttgtctttggtcagcttcgggatgagtgtttgtgtaCTTTCTGTAGTCATTTTGCTTTTGGAATGCCTATATCACCTTCTGTGAGTTGAATTTGGCCAAACGGACACTGTAGATCGATCCGGAATGGTCCAAATAGTAGGGAACCGGTCTGACTTTGTAGAAATCAGGTCTGAAAATGGGTGAACCGGTCAAAATACCGATTCTGGGCGTCGGGCGGTTCGCTGGGGTTGAACCGGGAATATTCTGCGGAATATTCTATCGGCTCGGCTGCGGCTAATAGTGGCTCGGCTTAGCGGCACGGCTTACAAAAGGGAATATTCTCGGGAATATGCTTCGGCTCGGCTGGAGGCTTGGCTTGAGGCTCGGCGCGGCGCGGCTTAACCGGCTCAAATATGGCGCGCGTGTGGCTCAGTCGTCGTCTACCTCTGGCGCGCGTGGGTGAGACTGGGCTACAGTCACCGGATCTTCAGGCGGCGCGTGTGGCTCACCCCGGTGTCCGATTGAGCTGATTTTTGCGGCAGTGAGTTCGTATGGATGAGCTCTACACGGtggaatgatcaaaacttgtttttgacaactttgaaaattcggCTATCTCCCAAAAACACTTCTGTTTCTGACGAacgaggctctgataccaattgttggtgggagaaaccacttaTGGTGGTCttgaaacactcggaggggataaaacacaaagttttattacaagaaacaaatagcttacaaacacaaaaagcttaatacacgccctctctctttctctctagtgtttctctctattaTCTCCCACACTCAATAACATAAGCTGAGCTTGCTATTTatacataaattcaaaacaagataattcaaccttcaagtgtgaaggcggctgtgGACGgtggtgtgaaggcggctgacggctgcggctggtggctggcggctggtcggtcacagctggtggctggctggccggtggttgccttccttgaccatctagattgagtttaatattcaACACTTATGTGGCCTACAATGACGAGAATGGTGGGGGTAATCAAAAGTTTAAAGGAAGATGGTATTGTTGATTTGGACACTGACTTCAGCTCGCTCCCATAATGGATATCAATGAAAGCGATGGTTAGCACCTGGCTTGCAGATGCAATCATGTATGAACTCTGGGTGGGGTCTGATGGAACCTCTGCCCGAACAATTTATGACTCTAGCCTCCCTTGGTTGATAGGAAAGGCTCTATTAATGAAACAAGTGCACGCTGTTAAGCAGCGACTTGGGATAACTAAAGAAAATGCTGAACGAAGGGAAGCAGAGGTTACACTTCTATCGTTTATGATACTTTTCTGCAACTTGTTGATATCAAATCTGCGCACATACACTAGTGTTAGAAAGCATACACCTGTGGAATGATTTTACCCGTTTATATATTGCTTCATTTTCTGTTAATTTTCCTTGACCATGgccttgcaatttttttttattttaatttatggatAGATCTACAAGAGAGCGAAAATTGCATATGGAGCTTTGTCAACCACATTAGGGGATCACACATTTCTTTTTGAAAGGTGttcttttcttgttaatatatatatttttcattttttacctGAAATCATCTaagatattttggtttttatgttttgaattcaaattttaagtTTGAGGTCTTGACTATGCATTGATTATACACCCAACTTCATTTTTCTGTTTGTGCAGGCCATCTAGTTTGGACGCATATTTCCTTGGGCATCTCCTTTTCACTCTTCAAGCATTTCCTGTGAGTCACTTTACCAATTGTCTTGATCTGTGACCTGTGAGAGCTGAATGCTGGCATTTGTATGGCGAGAACAATTATTTACAGCTGAAAATGTGGTAATACATGACCTGGGATGATGGtgcaaaaacaattacattATTACCATTCACTTTCTGTAGTTGAATGCCCTGATGACAAGCATCGCTATTGTTATTACATGTGGCCTTGCTGTAAATATCTAACAATCAAGTCCTTCTAATTTCTTTCGAGAACACTACAGCAATCTATGCTGTTATAAAACACATtaccatcaattttattttttccatttaaaaactCTCTTGAAACCATTTTCTGTTAACATGGTTTCTACTTATTTGATTTTCACGTGATCTGCTATTGTTATTCTGTCTTGGCACAAAGCATGTGAGTTTGTTGCTTCACTTgtcaaatattttcaactcttaTCCTTTTATGTGTTCCATGCCATTACAAATCATCGATGCTGCGAAGTGCACTCTTGGAGCATGGTAATCTCATACGATATAGCATGGTCTTCTTCTGTCCCGCAATTCCTTTCAGACGCTTCATCAACTTCAACTAGACGTCCTTCAAATTGAGGCaagatattttcatcttttattcttgTGAATATTATATTGGTCATCTGATAGTGTCTTGAGTTGTGGATTTACTAAACCAAACCAGCCTACAGATCATGTTTTAGTCATCATCAAACTAACAATTTGTTGTTTaagatgcttcaagaaaaataaaagccatTGGGAAATAAGAGGTCAAAAAGTACCATCCAtgtctcttttctttcaaatagaATTTCTAActattttcatgtgtttttatcACTAGGCTCAAAACCTAAGAAGCGACCCAAGAGGGAAAGGACAGAAGAGGAGAAAACTTTCAGAAGAAGGAAAAGATACTTTCTAGTAACACAAGTAGTTgcagttttagtttttctatatgTCATGAGCAGTAATGATTTTTCTGAGGTGgaggttgatgatgatgaagatgaagatgaaggctTCAGTTATGACTGAACAAGCATTCATTTTTTGACAAATTTGTATTTTCCTTGACAATTTTTTTCCTCATGACAATTGAGTCATGGACATCACTGTGAGAAAGATAGTTtcctttttaccttgaaagaTTTGTTTACCGTTTCTGGTGATATTGAGTTCGTTTTTTGGTTGGTTCACCTTTTAAACAGCTATAAGAAACTAAGGTGACTGAGAagcagttgtttttttattgcaaacgGTTCAATTGACAATATTGGAACAAAATATGATATGACTCAGCGATGCTATAacaaaatagatgaaaaaagCTATGTGAGCTTCCGTGTTTGATATTTCTAAGCATATCTGCTGTTCATCTTTGGTTAGCTTGCCAACTAATAGATCACAAAGAAATATGTTAGCAGGAGCAGCAATCGATACCTTTGTCATTTAGGTTATAAGATGTAATTACATCACTGATGCTAGCAATATTAGCCACCTAGATATCCTAAACAACTCTGGAGTACTTGGCAATGACATTCTCCCATCACTTAACATATTCTGCATATCCCTTTGCAGAACCAATAGCAAATTCAGTAAGCGAGCTGTTTGCAACTGACATTCCTGCACGAAGTACCTTTAGGGCAATTTCAGCCATTCTCTGTACTCATTACATCTTCTACTTCGCCAAACTCCGCCATTTCCATACTTCTGCCTCATTCAACTGACAACACTGCTCCAAATCTCTTTGAACTGATTGGGACCCTGTGTGGATCGCCTCCTAGCTGCTGTGCATAGATAAAACCCATTCCAGCAGCAAAAATAAGTACTTTGAAATTCTATGCTATAATCATGGCCTTGAAAACTAGGGACGCTCAGAATGCATCATTCAAAAAGTTATGCAGAAGATTTGAGATGTACCCTGACTTCTTGGTAGAGTTTCTTCTCCCGGGCATATAATCTGTCAAATATTGATTGGTGACTACATGAGAACATGCAAGAAATCAAATTGGTGTTGCaagaaaaaacctttttttaatcaaaacaatgatGGTAACTATCTATGCAATGCCTGTTGTGTCCGAAGACAGTACAGGACAAGACCTACCTCTTTTCTACCCCCCTACCACCTCCCTCTTTCCAACCTCAACTTCCAAACCCAAAAAGAACATCATCAAACCCTANNNNNNNNNNNNNNNNNNNNNNNNNNNNNNNNNNNNNNNNNNNNNNNNNNNNNNNNNNNNNNNNNNNNNNNNNNNNNNNNNNNNNNNNNNNNNNNNNNNNNNNNNNNNNNNNNNNNNNNNNNNNNNNNNNNNNNNNNNNNNNNNNNNNNNNNNNNNNNNNNNNNNNNNNNNNNNNNNNNNNNNNNNNNNNNNNNNNNNNNNNNNNNNNNNNNNNNNNNNNNNNNNNNNNNNNNNNNNNNNNNNNNNNNNNNNNNNNNNNNNNNNNNNNNNNNNNNNNNNNNNNNNNNNNNNNNNNNNNNNNNNNNNNNNNNNNNNNNNNNNNNNNNNNNNNNNNNNNNNNNNNNNNNNNNNNNNNNNNNNNNNNNNNNNNNNNNNNNNNNNNNNNNNNNNNNNNNNNNNNNNNNNNNNNNNNNNNNNNNNNNNNNNNNNNNNNNNNNNNNNNNNNNNNNNNNNNNNNNNNNNNNNNNNNNNNNNNNNNNNNNNNNNNNNNNNNNNNNNNNNNNNNNNNNNNNNNNNNNNNNNNNNNNNNNNNNNNNNNNNNNNNNNNNNNNNNNNNNNNNNNNNNNNNNNNNNNNNNNNNNNNNNNNNNNNNNNNNNNNNNNNNNNNNNNNNNNNNNNNNNNNNNNNNNNNNNNNNNNNNNNNNNNNNNNNNNNNNNNNNNNNNNNNNNNNNNNNNNNNNNNNNNNNNNNNNNNNNNNNNNNNNNNNNNNNNNNNNNNNNNNNNNNNNNNNNNNNNNNNNNNNNNNNNNNNNNNNNNNNNNNNNNNNNNNNNNNNNNNNNNNNNNNNNNNNNNNNNNNNNNNNNNNNNNNNNNNNNNNNNNNNNNNNNNNNNNNNNNNNNNNNNNNNNNNNNNNNNNNNNNNNNNNNNNNNNNNNNNNNNNNNNNNNNNNNNNNNNNNNNNNNNNNNNNNNNNNNNNNNNNNNNNNNNNNNNNNNNNNNNNNNNNNNNNNNNNNNNNNNNNNNNNNNNNNNNNNNNNNNNNNNNNNNNNNNNNNNNNNNNNNNNNNNNNNNNNNNNNNNNNNNNNNNNNNNNNNNNNNNNNNNNNNNNNNNNNNNNNNNNNNNNNNNNNNNNNNNNNNNNNNNNNNNNNNNNNNNNNNNNNNNNNNNNNNNNNNNNNNNNNNNNNNNNNNNNNNNNNNNNNNNNNNNNNNNNNNNNNNNNNNNNNNNNNNNNNNNNNNNNNNNNNNNNNNNNNNNNNNNNNNNNNNNNNNNNNNNNNNNNNNNNNNNNNNNNNNNNNNNNNNNNNNNNNNNNNNNNNNNNNNNNNNNNNNNNNNNNNNNNNNNNNNNNNNNNNNNNNNNNNNNNNNNNNNNNNNNNNNNNNNNNNNNNNNNNNNNNNNNNNNNNNNNNNNNNNNNNNNNNNNNNNNNNNNNNNNNNNNNNNNNNNNNNNNNNNNNNNNNNNNNNNNNNNNNNNNNNNNNNNNNNNNNNNNNNNNNNNNNNNNNNNNNNNNNNNNNNNNNNNNNNNNNNNNNNNNNNNNNNNNNNNNNNNNNNNNNNNNNNNNNNNNNNNNNNNNNNNNNNNNNNNNNNNNNNNNNNNNNNNNNNNNNNNNNNNNNNNNNNNNNNNNNNNNNNNNNNNNNNNNNNNNNNNNNNNNNNNNNNNNNNNNNNNNNNNNNNNNNNNNNNNNNNNNNNNNNNNNNNNNNNNNNNNNNNNNNNNNNNNNNNNNNNNNNNNNNNNNNNNNNNNNNNNNNNNNNNNNNNNNNNNNNNNNNNNNNNNNNNNNNNNNNNNNNNNNNNNNNNNNNNNNNNNNNNNNNNNNNNNNNNNNNNNNNNNNNNNNNNNNNNNNNNNNNNNNNNNNNNNNNNNNNNNNNNNNNNNNNNNNNNNNNNNNNNNNNNNNNNNNNNNNNNNNNNNNNNNNNNNNNNNNNNNNNNNNNNNNNNNNNNNNNNNNNNNNNNNNNNNNNNNNNNNNNNNNNNNNNNNNNNNNNNNNNNNNNNNNNNNNNNNNNNNNNNNNNNNNNNNNNNNNNNNNNNNNNNNNNNNNNNNNNNNNNNNNNNNNNNNNNNNNNNNNNNNNNNNNNNNNNNNNNNNNNNNNNNNNNNNNNNNNNNNNNNNNNNNNNNNNNNNNNNNNNNNNNNNNNNNNNNNNNNNNNNNNNNNNNNNNNNNNNNNNNNNNNNNNNNNNNNNNNNNNNNNNNNNNNNNNNNNNNNNNNNNNNNNNNNNNNNNNNNNNNNNNNNNNNNNNNNNNNNNNNNNNNNNNNNNNNNNNNNNNNNNNNNNNNNNNNNNNNNNNNNNNNNNNNNNNNNNNNNNNNNNNNNNNNNNNNNNNNNNNNNNNNNNNNNNNNNNNNNNNNNNNNNNNNNNNNNNNNNNNNNNNNNNNNNNNNNNNNNNNNNNNNNNNNNNNNNNNNNNNNNNNNNNNNNNNNNNNNNNNNNNNNNNNNNNNNNNNNNNNNNNNNNNNNNNNNNNNNNNNNNNNNNNNNNNNNNNNNNNNNNNNNNNNNNNNNNNNNNNNNNNNNNNNNNNNNNNNNNNNNNNNNNNNNNNNNNNNNNNNNNNNNNNNNNNNNNNNNNNNNNNNNNNNNNNNNNNNNNNNNNNNNNNNNNNNNNNNNNNNNNNNNNNNNNNNNNNNNNNNNNNNNNNNNNNNNNN is a window encoding:
- the LOC18107835 gene encoding mitochondrial outer membrane import complex protein METAXIN-like isoform X1; its protein translation is MKAMVSTWLADAIMYELWVGSDGTSARTIYDSSLPWLIGKALLMKQVHAVKQRLGITKENAERREAEIYKRAKIAYGALSTTLGDHTFLFERPSSLDAYFLGHLLFTLQAFPVSHFTNCLDL
- the LOC18107835 gene encoding mitochondrial outer membrane import complex protein METAXIN-like isoform X2; this translates as MKAMVSTWLADAIMYELWVGSDGTSARTIYDSSLPWLIGKALLMKQVHAVKQRLGITKENAERREAEIYKRAKIAYGALSTTLGDHTFLFERPSSLDAYFLGHLLFTLQAFPCTLGAW